The genome window TCATCTTTTTTCAGACCCACCTCACTCTTGACCCGACAAGCCAAGAATCTTGCTCTGGGTCGACCCAAGACCCGACCCAGGACCAACCCGGGCCTTTCTTGCACATGTTTGTTTGGACTTGGTGTGCCAGAGCTGGTGGTCATAGCAGGTGTAGCAGCACTTGTGTTTGGGCCCAAGAAGTTGCCTGAGGTTGGTAAAAGCATTGGCAAGACTGTTAAGAGCTTCCAACAGGTGCTTCTATTCTATCTTCTTGTTTCTTTGCTTTATGTATGATGTTTTTGTGTAATTAACTAGTTATGTATTGAACTTTCTGTATGAAATTTTGTGTTATAGGAGGAAATTATAAAGTTGTGTTCTTGTTCATGGATTTATGGGGTTTGATGTATACATACTGTAGAAttgaaacaacccgggtcaaatcccgagtctttttcgaaaatcgggtcaagtcccgacctccgaatccgaaaataagcccaaatatactggcccaactgcaacaacttgggtaatccacaagcccaccacaggcccccaaaagatcatgatttgttggtgcaattggtagtagtacttatgcttataaactgaactaaagtccacacactcctcgatgtgggactggggtgttacaagaATACAAGTGTTGAAGTACTTAAAGTTTGATGTGAATTAATAGGGTCTCTTTTTTGTTAAGCTCGATAAGTGTGAATTGACAAGATGGATCTTTTAGATGATTCTGTAATTTGAAAATGGTGATAATGGAAAGGACCCGACTTTGGCTTTCTAGTCATGTTGAAATTTCTAGGACATGTTTGTTGTAAGTGTACGATGTCTTAGGTTGCCTAGTCTGGGCCCGTCGAGTAACTGGTTTTTATGGGGTAGCCCTTTTAATCTTGTCTTTCCTTCTTTCTTAGTGCTCCAAATTTATCTAACAACAAAAATGGAAATAATGCTTTAGAAATACGACAAGAATGTGATTAGAGTCTACTTATGCTTCCAATACATATAGTTTGATCTGAATTCTGAAAGCTAGTTCTAAGATAAGAAGGCCTGCCAGGAGCGTATAGTAAGCTTGTACTCTGCTGCATGAGTTTCGATAAAGTTCGTTTGGGAGATGGGATGCCAACCTGCATAATCTTTCagattagtttattaatatttatacataGTACATACAGGTATCCGAC of Daucus carota subsp. sativus chromosome 3, DH1 v3.0, whole genome shotgun sequence contains these proteins:
- the LOC108210830 gene encoding sec-independent protein translocase protein TATA, chloroplastic codes for the protein MEMALSSSAISPNLRPPTSQSLLISSTSSSFFRPTSLLTRQAKNLALGRPKTRPRTNPGLSCTCLFGLGVPELVVIAGVAALVFGPKKLPEVGKSIGKTVKSFQQAAKEFESELKKEPEAGAEIPEGKVTEVSEEEKKDAEVSSTKEG